The following coding sequences are from one Nicotiana tabacum cultivar K326 chromosome 1, ASM71507v2, whole genome shotgun sequence window:
- the LOC142164195 gene encoding putative mitochondrial protein AtMg00860: MVDEGIVLGHKISKQGIEVDRAKIEIISNLPPPTSVKGVRCFLGHADFYRRFIKDFSKIANPMSKLLEKYAKFVFDEKCLKAFEELKENLTTTPIIVTPNWSLPFELMCDASGIAIGQCLANIITRFFTLSIMQERHSMTLK, from the coding sequence ATGGTGGACGAGGGTATTGTTTTGGGCCACAAAATTTCCAAACAAGGCATAGAGGTTGACCGGGCAAAGATTGAGATCATTTCCAATCTTCCTCCACCTACTTCAGTTAAAGGTGTCCGATGTTTTTTGGGGCATGCCGATTTCTATAGGCgtttcatcaaggacttttccaaAATTGCAAATCCCATGTCCAAACTACTTGAGAAATATGCAAAGTTTGTATTTGATGAGAAGTGCCTCAAAGCCTTTgaggaattgaaagaaaatctCACCACGACACCTATTATTGTCACCCCCAATTGGTCTCTtccattcgaactcatgtgtgacgctagtggTATAGCTATTGGGCAGTGCTTGGCCAACATCATAACAAGATTCTTTACCCTGTCTATTATGCAAGAAAGACACTCAATGACTCTCAAATGA